One Chitinophaga sp. H8 DNA window includes the following coding sequences:
- a CDS encoding ABC transporter permease: MQALRTSSRSSFRYQAWKRLRRNKGAMAGLILILGAILLSIVAYWVAPDHSPNANRMVLEISGQKPGFRIPMLAIKKEQPVPQAGFFQRLLNGQESPVTLVPMRSWRFEGNDIVIEKYVDEENTVPERYNLGLVWYGRQPEQAFEPAVLQQQISRERIVTKTFWLGTDRFGRDILSRLIVGIRVSLGVGCIAVVISLTIGIFLGAIAGYFRGRTDEVIMWFINVVWSVPTLLLVFAITLALGKGFWQVFIAVGLTMWVGVARIIRGQIMSLREMEFIEATRALGYGHLRTIVRHMLPNIMGPVMVVAAGNFATAIVVEAGLSFLGVGVQPPQSSWGLMIKENYNFIITHNPLLALAPGIAIMFMVLAFNLLGNGLRDAMDVRG, encoded by the coding sequence TTGCAAGCTCTCCGCACTTCTTCACGGTCTTCATTCCGGTATCAGGCCTGGAAGCGATTGCGCCGTAATAAAGGTGCGATGGCCGGGCTGATATTGATACTGGGAGCTATCCTCCTGAGTATAGTGGCTTACTGGGTAGCCCCGGATCATAGCCCCAATGCCAACCGGATGGTGCTGGAAATCAGCGGACAAAAACCTGGTTTCAGGATCCCTATGCTGGCCATCAAAAAGGAGCAGCCCGTACCCCAGGCAGGCTTTTTTCAACGGCTGCTCAATGGGCAGGAGTCGCCCGTAACGCTGGTGCCCATGCGCTCCTGGCGTTTTGAAGGCAATGATATCGTCATTGAAAAATATGTAGATGAAGAAAATACGGTACCTGAACGGTATAACCTAGGCCTGGTATGGTATGGCAGGCAACCTGAACAGGCATTTGAGCCGGCAGTTTTACAGCAACAGATCAGCCGGGAGCGGATCGTTACCAAAACATTCTGGCTGGGCACTGACCGGTTTGGAAGGGATATCCTCAGCCGCCTGATCGTAGGGATACGGGTAAGCCTCGGGGTGGGATGTATTGCGGTAGTCATTTCCCTGACGATAGGTATTTTCCTGGGCGCCATCGCGGGATATTTCCGGGGGCGTACCGATGAGGTGATCATGTGGTTTATCAACGTGGTATGGTCTGTACCTACTTTACTGCTGGTATTTGCGATCACCCTGGCGCTGGGAAAAGGTTTCTGGCAGGTATTTATCGCCGTGGGCCTCACCATGTGGGTAGGCGTGGCCCGTATTATCCGCGGACAGATCATGAGTCTGCGGGAGATGGAATTTATAGAAGCTACCCGCGCACTGGGGTATGGTCATCTGAGAACGATTGTAAGGCATATGTTGCCCAATATTATGGGCCCGGTAATGGTAGTCGCTGCCGGCAACTTTGCCACCGCCATTGTGGTAGAGGCAGGCCTTAGTTTCCTGGGAGTAGGGGTACAGCCACCGCAATCGTCCTGGGGACTGATGATCAAGGAAAACTACAACTTCATCATTACCCATAACCCGCTGCTGGCACTGGCACCGGGTATCGCCATTATGTTTATGGTACTGGCATTCAACCTGTTAGGCAATGGTTTGCGGGATGCGATGGATGTGAGGGGGTAG
- a CDS encoding glycosyltransferase — protein MYIFLMVVVALALGYGLLMLGYGYGWKQLKKFVPAKPVSGNTLVSVIIPARNEAANLPILLQALQQQTYPAHLLEIIIIDDFSTDDTAAIIADFPAPNVKLLRMSDHLNATQRLNSYKKKAIEMAIAQCTGTLIVTTDADCVMGPRWITTMVQFYETYQPKFIAAPVSFYKEHNFFKTLQSLDFMTMQGITGAAVQLKAGTMCNGANLAYEKQAFYDVGGFTGIDNIASGDDMLLMCKIYNAYPDGVMYLKNEDAIVKTLPMDTLRDFMNQRIRWSSKADKYEDKRIFWVLLLVYLFNFCLLAIGVLTPFVPGTWPWLLILLLFKLTLELFFLLPVAAFFHKAKLLVWFIPGQLFHIPYIVAAGWLGKFGSYEWKGRQVS, from the coding sequence ATGTATATTTTTTTGATGGTGGTGGTGGCGTTGGCATTAGGCTATGGATTATTAATGCTGGGTTACGGTTATGGTTGGAAACAACTTAAAAAGTTTGTTCCGGCAAAACCGGTGAGTGGAAATACCCTGGTGTCTGTTATCATACCCGCACGTAACGAAGCTGCTAACTTACCGATCTTATTACAGGCTTTACAGCAGCAAACATATCCTGCCCATCTGCTGGAAATCATTATTATAGATGATTTTTCGACAGATGACACGGCGGCTATTATTGCTGATTTTCCCGCACCCAATGTGAAATTATTGCGGATGAGTGATCATCTGAATGCCACACAACGCCTGAATTCCTATAAGAAGAAAGCGATAGAAATGGCCATTGCGCAATGCACCGGCACCTTAATCGTTACTACGGATGCAGATTGTGTGATGGGCCCGCGCTGGATCACTACGATGGTACAGTTTTACGAAACGTACCAGCCTAAATTTATAGCCGCGCCGGTATCTTTTTACAAAGAGCATAATTTCTTTAAAACGCTCCAGTCGCTGGATTTTATGACTATGCAGGGCATTACCGGTGCAGCTGTGCAGTTAAAAGCAGGCACGATGTGTAATGGTGCCAACCTGGCTTATGAAAAGCAGGCCTTTTATGATGTGGGTGGATTTACTGGGATTGATAATATTGCTTCCGGAGATGATATGCTGCTGATGTGTAAGATTTATAATGCTTATCCGGATGGGGTGATGTACCTGAAAAATGAAGATGCCATTGTGAAAACTTTGCCGATGGATACGCTGCGTGATTTTATGAACCAGCGGATCCGCTGGTCGTCAAAAGCAGATAAGTATGAGGACAAACGTATTTTCTGGGTATTGCTGTTGGTATACCTGTTTAATTTTTGTTTGCTGGCCATCGGGGTGCTCACGCCTTTTGTACCTGGTACGTGGCCCTGGCTGCTGATCCTGTTGTTATTCAAGCTTACGCTGGAATTATTCTTCCTCCTGCCCGTAGCGGCTTTCTTCCATAAAGCCAAATTGCTGGTATGGTTTATTCCGGGGCAGTTATTTCATATTCCTTATATTGTTGCAGCCGGCTGGCTGGGCAAATTTGGCAGCTACGAATGGAAAGGGCGCCAGGTGAGCTAA
- a CDS encoding alpha/beta hydrolase yields the protein MPAFYLTYGQSRFHGICEGSGEKLLICLHGFGESALHFKCLAPALGDTYTIIALDMPLHGKTEWQEGRDFTKDDLPALIAQLLEQHGRQRFSLMGYSMGGRLALCVIEKMAAQVDELILLAPDGLKNNPWHLFVTQTSWGNKIFKYNTYHPHLFFRLLILWRKLGLLNLSVYKFAFHSMDTLEKRLRVYEVWTCMRQMMPDKQLCRQLLEAHRINTLLIFGRYDRVIPPVLASRFVNGKFMSKVIVLEKGHQLLSEQLGYIIKSNL from the coding sequence ATGCCTGCTTTTTATCTTACATATGGCCAAAGCCGTTTTCACGGAATCTGCGAAGGCAGCGGGGAAAAATTGCTGATCTGCCTGCATGGTTTTGGGGAGAGTGCATTGCATTTCAAGTGTTTAGCACCTGCCCTGGGAGATACCTACACCATTATAGCCCTGGATATGCCCTTACATGGTAAAACGGAATGGCAGGAGGGGCGGGATTTTACCAAGGATGATCTGCCGGCACTGATTGCCCAATTGCTGGAACAGCATGGCCGGCAAAGGTTTTCTCTCATGGGATATAGCATGGGAGGCCGGCTGGCATTATGTGTGATTGAAAAGATGGCCGCACAGGTAGACGAACTGATTTTGCTGGCACCTGATGGATTAAAGAACAATCCCTGGCATCTTTTTGTTACTCAAACAAGCTGGGGCAATAAAATTTTCAAATACAACACATATCATCCCCACTTATTCTTTCGCTTGCTTATATTGTGGCGCAAATTAGGATTGCTGAACCTGAGCGTATACAAGTTTGCGTTTCACAGTATGGATACCCTGGAGAAACGGCTACGGGTATATGAAGTGTGGACCTGTATGCGGCAGATGATGCCTGATAAACAACTTTGCAGGCAGCTGCTGGAAGCGCATCGCATTAATACCCTGCTGATCTTTGGAAGGTATGACCGCGTGATCCCACCTGTGCTGGCTTCCCGTTTTGTAAACGGAAAGTTTATGAGTAAGGTAATCGTGCTGGAAAAAGGGCATCAGCTGTTGTCAGAACAGCTGGGCTATATTATCAAATCGAATCTTTAA
- a CDS encoding acyl-CoA dehydrogenase family protein: MDTTVEKKNSLKGAEFLVKESSAQEVFTPEDFTEEQLMIKDMAEQFIAKEVTPVVERLDKLEDGLMPSLLEKAGEQGLLGAAFPEEYGGLGKDFVTATIINEALGAGHSFSVAMAAHTGIGSLPILYFGTQAQKEKYIPKLGTGEMKGAYALTEPDSGSDALSAKTTAKLTEDGKYYLLNGQKCWITNSGFADVFTVFAKIDGDKFTGFIVEKDTPGFTLGAEEHKMGIKGSSTRQIYFQDAKVPAENVLGEIGKGHLIAFNILNIGRLKLCAAALGAAKKCVTTSVQYAVTREQFKQPIANFGAIKHKLGEMALRTWVCESALFRTAQLIDDKEKELLAAGKPFNEALLGAAEEYAVECAMLKVNGSEVLDFVVDEGVQIHGGNGFSDEYIISKAYRDSRINRIFEGTNEINRLLTLDMTLKRAMKGKLDLMGPAMNVMKELMSIPDFGNDDDTAFSKEKKLVTNFKKAILMVAGGAAQKLMTKLEHEQEILMDIADMAIETFVVESALLRLIKLTEKGGEAAAALQTDMVQTYIADAADRINKSGKNAINAFAEGDEQRMMLLGLKRFTKTDPYNTKDARRRIADKLIAENKYPF; the protein is encoded by the coding sequence ATGGATACAACAGTTGAAAAGAAGAACAGCCTTAAAGGCGCAGAATTCCTGGTAAAAGAAAGCAGCGCACAGGAGGTTTTTACTCCGGAAGATTTTACCGAAGAACAGCTCATGATCAAGGATATGGCGGAGCAGTTCATTGCTAAAGAAGTAACACCGGTGGTAGAGCGCCTGGACAAGCTGGAAGATGGACTGATGCCCTCCCTGCTGGAAAAAGCAGGCGAACAGGGACTGCTGGGTGCTGCATTCCCGGAAGAATATGGCGGGTTGGGTAAAGATTTTGTAACAGCTACTATTATTAACGAAGCCCTGGGTGCTGGCCACTCCTTTTCTGTAGCGATGGCTGCTCATACGGGTATAGGCTCGCTACCTATCCTCTACTTCGGTACCCAGGCCCAAAAAGAAAAATATATTCCCAAACTGGGAACCGGCGAAATGAAAGGCGCCTATGCGCTCACCGAACCGGATTCCGGCTCGGATGCGCTCAGTGCCAAAACCACCGCCAAACTGACCGAGGATGGTAAATACTACCTGCTCAATGGGCAGAAATGCTGGATCACCAACTCCGGCTTCGCAGATGTGTTTACCGTATTTGCCAAAATCGATGGGGATAAGTTCACCGGATTTATCGTAGAAAAAGATACGCCCGGATTTACCCTGGGTGCAGAAGAACATAAAATGGGGATCAAAGGGTCTTCTACCCGCCAGATCTATTTCCAGGATGCGAAAGTACCCGCAGAAAATGTGCTCGGCGAAATCGGCAAAGGCCACCTGATCGCTTTTAACATCCTCAACATAGGCCGCTTAAAACTCTGTGCTGCTGCACTGGGTGCTGCTAAAAAATGTGTTACCACCTCCGTACAATATGCAGTTACCCGCGAACAGTTCAAACAGCCCATCGCCAACTTTGGCGCCATCAAACACAAACTGGGCGAAATGGCGCTCCGTACCTGGGTATGCGAATCAGCCCTATTCCGTACCGCACAACTGATCGATGATAAGGAAAAAGAACTGCTGGCTGCCGGCAAACCTTTTAATGAAGCATTGCTGGGTGCTGCGGAAGAATACGCAGTAGAATGTGCCATGCTGAAAGTAAATGGTTCGGAAGTGCTGGACTTTGTAGTGGATGAAGGGGTACAGATACACGGTGGTAACGGCTTCAGTGATGAATACATCATTTCCAAGGCCTACCGCGATTCCCGCATTAACCGCATCTTTGAAGGTACCAACGAGATCAACCGCCTGCTCACGCTGGACATGACACTGAAGCGCGCCATGAAAGGCAAACTGGACCTCATGGGGCCTGCCATGAATGTGATGAAGGAACTCATGAGCATTCCCGATTTTGGCAATGATGATGACACCGCTTTCAGCAAGGAAAAGAAACTGGTAACCAATTTCAAAAAAGCGATCCTGATGGTAGCAGGTGGTGCAGCACAAAAGCTGATGACCAAACTGGAACATGAACAGGAAATCCTGATGGACATCGCAGATATGGCTATTGAAACATTTGTGGTGGAAAGTGCCCTGCTGCGGCTGATCAAACTCACCGAAAAAGGTGGAGAAGCGGCGGCGGCCCTCCAGACAGATATGGTACAAACGTATATAGCTGATGCTGCAGACCGGATCAACAAATCCGGCAAAAATGCGATCAATGCCTTTGCAGAAGGGGATGAACAACGCATGATGCTGCTTGGCCTGAAACGCTTTACCAAAACAGATCCTTATAATACCAAGGATGCCCGCAGAAGGATTGCAGACAAACTCATCGCGGAAAACAAATATCCTTTCTAA